The Lachnospiraceae bacterium genome has a window encoding:
- a CDS encoding U32 family peptidase, translating into MMELLAPAGSLEALKTAVLYGADAVYVGGEMYGLRAKAKNFDRQQMKEGVMYAHAHGVRVHVTVNIIAHNQHLEGLEEYLLFLEKIGVDALIMADAGMISVARKVIPQMEIHLSTQASATNYATFGFWYEQGIKRVVAAREVSLKELAEIRQHTPKELEIEAFAHGAMCISISGRCLLSNYLAGRDSNLGACTHPCRWRYHLVEESRPGEYFPVEEGQEGTYIFNSKDLCMIEYLPELAQAGVSSIKIEGRMKTPLYVAMVTKIYREALDDLKKDPALYASKKQYYKEMLGKVSHRGYTTGFYIEAPGAEQQVYDTADYIKKIDFVGKVLALPQEPEGLFLVEQRGKFSEGEELLLLPPKGPEICFRIDQILDEAGVRQASAPHAQQKLWVKLPQEAAVGSILAKKKQM; encoded by the coding sequence ATGATGGAGTTATTGGCGCCGGCCGGCAGCTTGGAAGCCCTCAAGACCGCGGTGCTCTATGGAGCAGACGCGGTCTATGTCGGTGGAGAGATGTATGGGCTTAGGGCAAAGGCAAAAAATTTTGATAGGCAGCAGATGAAGGAAGGCGTGATGTATGCACATGCGCATGGTGTGAGGGTACATGTTACTGTCAATATCATTGCGCATAACCAGCATCTGGAGGGATTAGAGGAATATCTTTTATTCTTAGAAAAAATAGGAGTAGATGCCTTAATTATGGCAGATGCCGGGATGATCTCTGTAGCAAGGAAGGTAATCCCGCAAATGGAGATTCATTTAAGTACGCAGGCGAGTGCGACTAATTATGCTACATTTGGATTTTGGTATGAGCAAGGAATTAAAAGAGTGGTGGCAGCCAGAGAGGTATCTCTAAAGGAGCTGGCTGAAATCCGGCAGCATACGCCAAAGGAATTGGAGATAGAAGCATTTGCACATGGCGCTATGTGTATTTCTATTTCAGGCAGGTGCCTGTTAAGCAATTATCTGGCAGGACGGGATAGTAATCTGGGAGCCTGTACACATCCCTGCAGATGGCGGTATCACTTAGTAGAGGAAAGCCGGCCGGGAGAATATTTCCCTGTTGAAGAGGGACAAGAGGGCACTTATATATTTAATTCCAAGGATCTTTGTATGATAGAGTATCTGCCAGAGCTTGCACAGGCTGGCGTCTCCAGCATTAAGATAGAGGGAAGGATGAAAACGCCGCTATATGTAGCCATGGTGACTAAAATATATAGAGAAGCACTGGATGATCTAAAAAAAGATCCAGCCTTGTATGCATCTAAGAAGCAATACTATAAGGAAATGCTGGGGAAAGTGAGTCATCGCGGCTACACAACAGGATTTTATATAGAAGCACCCGGAGCAGAGCAGCAGGTATATGATACCGCTGATTATATTAAAAAAATTGATTTTGTGGGAAAGGTTTTAGCGCTGCCGCAGGAGCCAGAGGGTCTGTTTTTGGTGGAGCAGCGCGGTAAGTTTTCAGAGGGAGAAGAGCTGCTGCTATTACCGCCTAAAGGACCAGAAATTTGCTTTCGCATCGATCAGATCTTGGATGAAGCAGGCGTAAGGCAGGCCAGTGCTCCGCATGCGCAGCAGAAGCTATGGGTTAAGCTTCCTCAGGAAGCTGCCGTAGGGAGTATTTTGGCGAAAAAAAAGCAGATGTAA